The region CGTAAATGAAAGTATTTCTCCTGAGACGGCAGCAAGACTTTCAGAGATAGAAAACATAGTTGCTGTGAAAGACGAAGCAGGGATCAATCCTCTACAAACAATGGAGTTTATAAAAAAATCTGGAGGCAAATTAACGGTCTATTCCGGGGATGACATAATGATTTTGCAAGTTATTCAGCAAGGTGGAATAGGAGTGGTTAGTGGAGGAGCACACGTGGTGGGAGATATGATAAGAGACCTGATAGATTCGTTTCTATCAGGAAAAGTGGAAAGATCGAGGAAGCTATTCGAAATATTGTACGATGTATTCAAGAGTTTCTTCGGTGTATCAGATAGTCGAGTTAATCCAACACCAGGTGTGAAAATGGCATTGGAGGTGGTAAGTGGTCTCCGCGTTTCAACAGCGAGACCACCGCTTCTAACTTATACAAAGGAAGATAGAGAGTTCATAAGTAAAGCCTTGAAAATCGCAAGAAAAGAGTATCAGAAATTAAGTTAAAGGGGAGGGATCATGGATGAAAAGGTTTCCATTTTTTCTGTTGATGGTTATGATTATTTTGGTTTTCGGTTCCTTAACAGTTTTGGCTGAGAAAGTCTATGTAATGAAATTCGGTTGGATCGATCCACCTGATCCTTACAGCAATCCAACGAGTGCATACGCAGTTACTTTAAAAAGTGAAGTAGAAAGACTTTCTGGCGGGAGAATAAAGGTCGAACTTTATCCAGCTGGTCAACTTGGTGATCAACGATCATCTGTCGAACAGGTTAGAAAAGGTACCATAGAAGCTTGTAATATCAGTTCGGGTGTTCTGGCTTCAGCATATTATCCACCACTGGAACTGGTTGATATGCCGTTTTTATTTACTTCATATGAACACGTTAGATTGGTTGTAAATAGCGACTTTATGAAAAATCTTATTGAAGATTGTGCTAAAAAGACAGGGATTAGGATACTTTCACTTCAACCATTTGGATTCAGACATATATTCAATAGCAGACGACCAATTAAAGTTCCGAGCGATTTGAAAGGTTTGAAAATAAGAACGATGGAAATAGTCCCTCACATGAAATTAATCGAAGCTGCTGGGGGCACGCCAACTCCAATGCCAATGTTAGAACTTTACACAGCTTTACAAACAAAAGTAGTGGACGGTGCAGAAAACACGATATCTAATATTTTGGCTCAAAAGTATTATCAGGTTCAAAAGTATCTAACTTTAACAGGCCATCTCATGGGAATAGGAGCTACCATAATTAATGAAGAATGGTTCCAGTCATTACCAAGCGATTTAAAAGCGGCACTTGTAGAAGGCGAAAAGACTGCTTGGTTAGTTTATTCAGGAATAGGCCAACTTGTTTCCGATGTCAAGCTGGATGAATTGAAAAAGAAAATGGAAGTGTATGTTCCAACCACTAAAGAAATAGAATTGTGGAAAGAGAAAACCCAATCTTATGTTAAGGAATATCTCGTTGAAAAATTAGGTAAAGATCTTGTGGATGAATTTCTTAAGATTGTCGATGAAGCCAGACAACAAATAGTTACTGAAGCAACTTCCCTGGGTAAATAACTCTGAATTCCAAACATCACGGGGAATCCCCGTGATGTTTGGAAAATCAGGATAAGGGAGGACACCTATATGTTAAAGAAAATAGACTCTCTTTTGAGAAAAATAACTGAATATACTGGGGTTATTCTATTAATAGCTATGTTTGCAATAACAATATTCGGCATTTTAAATAGATATGTTCTTGTCAATCCTGTCTTTTGGACGGCGGAATTGACTCGCTATCTTATGTTTTACATGGTTACTTTATCCTGCGGATTGGTATTTCGTGAAAATCGTCATCCCAATCTTCTCATAGTTTTGGAGAAAATGCCATCAAAGATTCGTAAAAATTGGCTGTTTATAGTAGATATCTTAATTTTCTTTTCATACATTGTGGTAATAAAAGAAGGATTTTCGATGGCAGTAGATGCTTTGATAATGAAAACTCCTGCTTTGAGAATACCATTTTTCTACATTTATCTTGCATTGCCAATAGGTGGTGTTCTCATGGAGATACAAATAATTTTCAAATATATAGTCAAAAACAAAGGGGGATAAACTTATGTCCACAGCACTTTTAGTCGTAATTTTATCTTTCGCATTTTTTACGATCATGGGAATGCCTCTGTCTTTCACTATGCTTTTGAGTTCAATTGTGTACTTCTTGGTTAAAGGTGACCCCCTTTATTTAGTCGTCCATACTTTTTTCACGGGTTTGGATGCTTTTACTCTTTTGGCAATTCCATTTTTCATCTTAGCAGGGGAGCTGATGGTATACTCCGGCACCATAAACAAAATAGCTGAATTCTCAAATGTTTTAGTTGGAAAATATCGAGGTGGTTTAGCTTATGTCAACGTTTTGGCAAGTATGCTCTTTGGAGGGGTTTCTGGTTCCGCTATTGCTGATGTTGGTGGCATAGGAAGACTAATAATGGATTCAATGGTAGAAGCTGGATATGATAAGCCGTTTTCAGTTGCTTTGACTGTGAGCTCTTCTATTCAGGGTCCGTTGATTCCGCCAAGTATAATAATGGTACTTTTAGGTGCGATCACAGGTGTTTCAATTGGTGGATTATTGTTGGGAGGCGCTATACCAGGTATTCTTGTTGGTATCTCGCAAATAATAATCATTGCTATCATAGCCAAGAAAAAAAATTTCCCCAGATATTTACTTAATGTAACTTTTGGTAGAAAGATCAAAATTCTGTTTGGTGGAACACCA is a window of Pseudothermotoga elfii DSM 9442 = NBRC 107921 DNA encoding:
- the dapA gene encoding 4-hydroxy-tetrahydrodipicolinate synthase; the encoded protein is MDLVKEFGRILVPMITPFNEDYSVDYQTARKVARYIIDNKYCDSIIVSGTTGEFHSLSFDERVKLFEEIKDEMGNEVPLIAGTGAVYTKEAIKLTKEAERLGYKAAMVIVPYYCHPTQEGIYQHFKEIAENTSLPIIIYNIPLFVNESISPETAARLSEIENIVAVKDEAGINPLQTMEFIKKSGGKLTVYSGDDIMILQVIQQGGIGVVSGGAHVVGDMIRDLIDSFLSGKVERSRKLFEILYDVFKSFFGVSDSRVNPTPGVKMALEVVSGLRVSTARPPLLTYTKEDREFISKALKIARKEYQKLS
- a CDS encoding TRAP transporter substrate-binding protein; the encoded protein is MKRFPFFLLMVMIILVFGSLTVLAEKVYVMKFGWIDPPDPYSNPTSAYAVTLKSEVERLSGGRIKVELYPAGQLGDQRSSVEQVRKGTIEACNISSGVLASAYYPPLELVDMPFLFTSYEHVRLVVNSDFMKNLIEDCAKKTGIRILSLQPFGFRHIFNSRRPIKVPSDLKGLKIRTMEIVPHMKLIEAAGGTPTPMPMLELYTALQTKVVDGAENTISNILAQKYYQVQKYLTLTGHLMGIGATIINEEWFQSLPSDLKAALVEGEKTAWLVYSGIGQLVSDVKLDELKKKMEVYVPTTKEIELWKEKTQSYVKEYLVEKLGKDLVDEFLKIVDEARQQIVTEATSLGK
- a CDS encoding TRAP transporter small permease, which gives rise to MLKKIDSLLRKITEYTGVILLIAMFAITIFGILNRYVLVNPVFWTAELTRYLMFYMVTLSCGLVFRENRHPNLLIVLEKMPSKIRKNWLFIVDILIFFSYIVVIKEGFSMAVDALIMKTPALRIPFFYIYLALPIGGVLMEIQIIFKYIVKNKGG
- a CDS encoding TRAP transporter large permease, with product MSTALLVVILSFAFFTIMGMPLSFTMLLSSIVYFLVKGDPLYLVVHTFFTGLDAFTLLAIPFFILAGELMVYSGTINKIAEFSNVLVGKYRGGLAYVNVLASMLFGGVSGSAIADVGGIGRLIMDSMVEAGYDKPFSVALTVSSSIQGPLIPPSIIMVLLGAITGVSIGGLLLGGAIPGILVGISQIIIIAIIAKKKNFPRYLLNVTFGRKIKILFGGTPFLIMPFIILGGILSGMFTPTEASGIAVLYGLVLSLVIKKGKLGKDVLKYLKSAMITSAAILMLTGTSSVFARILAIEKVPEVLTNFLLSTIGENKFFFLLFVNIFLLLFGMVMDAMPALLVLAPTFLPIAINHYGLNPVHFGVIMGFNLIIGLMTPPYGAALFTGAAVSGLSIGKISKEMIPFIIASIIILFLVTYIPETVLFLPRLFGVVE